Proteins from a genomic interval of Haemophilus parainfluenzae T3T1:
- the hslO gene encoding Hsp33 family molecular chaperone HslO, which yields MNYIQDNDKLYRYLFQNRAVRGEWVRLNQTFTDTLNTHHYPKAVQNLLGEMMVATNLLTATLKFNGNITVQIQGDGPLKLALVNGNDQQQIRALARVQGDIQDGMTLHDMIGKGVLVITIAPTEGERYQGVIGLDKPTITECLEDYFVRSEQLQTQLIIRTGEYEGKPVAAGMLLQIMPDGQGTPEDFEHLTTLAATVKDEELFGLPAEELLYRLYHEEVVEVFEPQTVSFFCGCSPERSGAALLLIPEAEIDEILEEHKGSIDMQCECCGTHYFFNKEAINKLKQAQ from the coding sequence ATGAATTACATTCAAGATAATGACAAACTTTATCGTTACCTTTTTCAAAACCGTGCCGTGCGTGGTGAATGGGTACGATTAAACCAAACCTTTACTGATACATTGAATACCCACCATTATCCAAAAGCGGTACAGAACTTATTGGGTGAGATGATGGTGGCGACGAATTTGTTGACCGCCACATTAAAATTTAATGGCAATATTACGGTTCAAATTCAAGGTGATGGCCCATTAAAATTAGCCTTAGTTAATGGCAATGATCAACAACAGATCCGTGCATTAGCCCGTGTACAAGGTGATATTCAAGACGGTATGACCCTACATGATATGATCGGCAAAGGCGTATTAGTGATTACGATTGCTCCAACCGAAGGTGAGCGTTATCAAGGCGTTATCGGTTTAGATAAACCAACCATTACGGAATGTTTAGAAGACTATTTTGTGCGTTCAGAACAATTACAAACCCAACTTATTATTCGTACCGGTGAATATGAAGGCAAACCAGTGGCGGCAGGGATGTTGTTACAAATTATGCCAGATGGCCAAGGTACGCCAGAGGATTTTGAACATTTAACGACTTTAGCTGCAACAGTCAAAGATGAGGAGTTATTTGGATTACCCGCAGAAGAATTGCTTTATCGTTTATATCATGAAGAAGTAGTGGAAGTTTTTGAACCGCAAACTGTTTCTTTCTTCTGCGGTTGCTCACCTGAACGTTCTGGTGCAGCATTGTTGCTGATTCCAGAAGCTGAAATTGATGAAATCTTAGAAGAGCATAAAGGCAGTATTGATATGCAGTGTGAATGTTGTGGCACACATTACTTCTTCAATAAAGAAGCCATCAATAAACTCAAACAAGCACAATAA
- the putP gene encoding sodium/proline symporter PutP, with protein MQIYITFGLYLLVILGIGLYAYRSTQNFDDYILGGRKMGSFVTAMSAGASDMSGWLLMGLPGAIFLSGLSEAWIVVGLTIGAYLNYRVVAGRLRIFTEKYSNALTLPEFFAQRFPRQKKALKIISSGIILFFFTIYCASGVVAGAKLFQSLLGMDYTTALWFGAIATISYTFIGGYLAVSWSDTIQASLMIFALILAPVMVILTISWDDLKMALEAKSAVTGIPYSNWLHNVSGIGVVSALAWGLGYFGQPHILARFMAADSVASLNKARQIGITWMILCLGGAVAVGYFGLAYFTERNIDLANAESVFIELSKIMFNPWIVGIILSAILAAIMSTLSAQLLMCSAAITEDFYKGFFRKNASSTELVWVGRLMVLLISVIAIVIAHDPNSKVMGLVSYAWAGFGAAFGPVVILSLFNRNISSKAALWGMLSGAITVVAWSPLMRYLGWDDLSKLYEIIPGFLVCSFITLTSSVFAPVHPKVQQQFDEALAEFETRC; from the coding sequence ATGCAAATCTACATTACCTTTGGGCTCTATTTGCTCGTTATTTTAGGCATTGGATTATATGCCTACCGTTCCACGCAGAATTTTGACGACTATATTCTAGGTGGTCGCAAAATGGGCAGTTTTGTTACTGCCATGTCTGCTGGTGCATCAGATATGTCCGGCTGGTTATTAATGGGATTACCTGGAGCAATTTTTCTCTCTGGTTTATCCGAAGCTTGGATTGTTGTTGGGTTAACTATTGGGGCTTATTTGAACTATCGTGTTGTTGCTGGCCGCTTGCGTATTTTTACTGAAAAATATAGCAACGCCTTAACGTTACCGGAGTTCTTTGCACAACGTTTTCCACGTCAGAAAAAAGCACTGAAAATCATCTCTTCAGGTATTATCTTGTTCTTCTTTACCATCTATTGTGCCTCTGGAGTAGTGGCTGGTGCGAAATTATTCCAAAGCCTATTAGGCATGGATTACACTACCGCGCTTTGGTTTGGTGCGATTGCGACCATTAGCTACACTTTTATTGGTGGGTACTTAGCAGTTTCTTGGAGTGATACCATTCAGGCTTCATTGATGATTTTTGCTCTAATTCTTGCTCCAGTGATGGTTATTCTCACGATCAGTTGGGATGATCTCAAAATGGCACTTGAAGCAAAATCTGCTGTAACAGGTATTCCTTATAGTAACTGGTTGCACAACGTTTCTGGTATTGGTGTAGTGTCTGCCTTGGCATGGGGTTTAGGCTACTTCGGTCAACCACATATTTTGGCTCGCTTTATGGCTGCAGACTCTGTTGCTTCTTTAAATAAAGCACGCCAAATCGGTATTACTTGGATGATCCTTTGCTTAGGTGGTGCAGTTGCTGTCGGTTATTTTGGACTAGCTTATTTCACTGAAAGAAACATTGACCTTGCGAATGCAGAATCTGTATTCATTGAATTATCCAAAATCATGTTTAACCCTTGGATTGTCGGCATCATATTATCTGCAATTCTTGCCGCAATTATGAGTACCTTATCTGCGCAATTATTGATGTGTTCTGCGGCTATTACAGAAGATTTCTATAAAGGTTTCTTCCGTAAAAATGCCTCTAGCACAGAATTAGTTTGGGTTGGTCGCTTAATGGTGTTACTCATCTCTGTCATTGCTATCGTTATCGCACATGACCCTAACTCAAAAGTGATGGGATTAGTTTCGTACGCTTGGGCTGGCTTTGGTGCTGCATTTGGACCAGTTGTGATTCTTTCTCTCTTTAACCGTAACATTAGCTCAAAAGCTGCATTATGGGGAATGCTATCTGGCGCTATCACCGTCGTTGCATGGAGCCCACTCATGCGCTATCTAGGCTGGGACGATTTATCCAAACTTTATGAGATTATTCCCGGTTTCTTAGTTTGCTCATTTATTACTTTAACATCATCTGTCTTTGCACCTGTTCATCCGAAAGTGCAACAACAATTTGATGAAGCCCTAGCAGAATTTGAAACAAGATGCTAA
- a CDS encoding porin: protein MKKTLLALSVAALAAGSAQAYNFHVDQTGTDVDFYGSLRVKWESTSNKTNYVAGGESKEHINHAVDNNGSRFGIKLKQSLGGDFYALGRAEWRMRGEAPSQHDFDHVYTHFLYAGIGHKQFGELTYGNMPTITDEVKQTDLANTYSLSDGLLDGSARRVAQYTYNGNYGSNKVKFGAYYGGSSKRNMKNLDLVNKRKNAWGTGLIFNHAIDSIQNVTVAAGFTREISENANNTSLFRNAYGLGLAYNFVHTTYGVDLERQVTKNQGDKRIKNEVRAVIRQGLNEDWNVYAMYAYKTDKHSNNTDRTRQFMVGTEYYVFNQGSLKVKPFLEWQATRTKYENSAVDRSRDFKTVIGLRAYW from the coding sequence ATGAAAAAAACACTTCTTGCTTTATCTGTAGCTGCATTAGCAGCAGGTTCTGCACAAGCTTATAACTTCCATGTTGACCAAACTGGTACGGATGTTGATTTTTACGGTTCTTTACGTGTTAAATGGGAAAGCACCTCTAACAAAACTAACTATGTGGCGGGTGGCGAAAGCAAAGAACACATCAATCATGCAGTAGATAACAATGGTTCACGTTTTGGTATTAAATTAAAACAAAGTTTAGGCGGTGATTTCTACGCATTAGGCCGTGCTGAGTGGCGTATGCGTGGTGAAGCACCTTCACAACATGATTTTGACCATGTTTATACACACTTCCTTTACGCAGGTATTGGCCACAAACAATTCGGTGAGTTAACTTACGGTAACATGCCTACTATCACTGATGAAGTAAAACAAACCGACTTAGCAAATACTTACAGCTTATCTGATGGTTTATTAGATGGCTCTGCTCGCCGCGTAGCACAATATACATACAACGGTAACTACGGATCAAATAAAGTGAAATTTGGTGCGTACTACGGCGGTTCAAGCAAACGTAACATGAAAAATCTTGATTTAGTGAACAAACGTAAAAATGCTTGGGGTACAGGTCTTATCTTCAATCATGCAATTGACAGTATCCAAAATGTAACTGTTGCAGCAGGTTTCACTCGTGAAATTTCTGAAAATGCAAACAACACGTCATTATTCCGTAATGCTTATGGCTTAGGTTTAGCATATAACTTCGTTCACACGACTTATGGTGTAGATTTAGAGCGTCAAGTAACCAAAAACCAAGGTGACAAACGCATTAAAAATGAAGTACGTGCCGTTATTCGTCAAGGTTTAAACGAAGATTGGAACGTTTATGCGATGTATGCATATAAAACAGATAAACACAGCAATAATACAGACAGAACTCGCCAATTTATGGTAGGTACTGAATACTATGTGTTTAACCAAGGTTCTTTAAAAGTGAAACCATTCTTAGAATGGCAAGCAACTCGTACTAAATACGAAAACAGCGCTGTAGATCGTAGCCGTGACTTCAAAACGGTTATCGGTTTACGTGCATACTGGTAA
- a CDS encoding YcxB family protein, whose product MEVTYQPVLDKNEAKVARKISRDIYKHNKFRKMMSIGDFLLYLFFLLPSIFLAFELMDWGEYLYDCYENILANYAGHILLIISLCSFFYAVCLRPYLNTKAFQSQVFEGANKSTTIRIEEDGLCTKIDFCQVLHNYRNIHHIENHYGYLTIRIGTGQFLSIPHSAFQDDAHREAFEAALREKIKAYQAEPLSK is encoded by the coding sequence ATGGAAGTGACATATCAACCCGTATTAGATAAAAATGAAGCTAAAGTAGCCCGTAAAATCAGTCGTGATATTTATAAACATAATAAATTTCGCAAGATGATGAGTATTGGCGATTTCTTATTATATTTATTCTTCTTGCTGCCAAGTATTTTTCTTGCTTTTGAACTGATGGATTGGGGAGAGTATTTGTATGATTGCTATGAAAATATCTTAGCCAATTATGCAGGGCATATATTATTAATTATCTCACTATGTTCTTTTTTTTATGCTGTTTGTCTGCGACCTTATTTAAATACCAAAGCTTTTCAAAGCCAAGTATTTGAGGGTGCTAATAAAAGTACGACCATACGAATCGAAGAAGATGGCTTATGCACGAAAATAGATTTCTGCCAAGTCTTACATAATTATCGCAACATTCATCATATTGAAAATCATTATGGTTACTTAACAATTCGAATTGGTACCGGACAATTTTTATCTATTCCTCATTCAGCCTTTCAAGATGATGCTCATCGAGAAGCATTTGAAGCCGCTTTACGAGAAAAAATAAAAGCTTACCAAGCAGAGCCTTTAAGTAAATAG
- the putA gene encoding bifunctional proline dehydrogenase/L-glutamate gamma-semialdehyde dehydrogenase PutA has translation MSFQLSKTYRPERQLITENYRLDEKTAVDNLLKTLDFTQEQEKRITDNAIKLINKLRHLKQKQYGADALMQEFSLSSEEGVALMCLAEALLRIPDAETRDDLIYEKLRDGNWKSHIGNANSFFINAASYGLVFGKKISENLDEKSLANALSRSFARFSAPIMRTLIVKSMQILGKQFVTGVTMQEALTNIKPRYEKGFTFSFDMLGEAAMTQADADRYFNDYLHAIESVGKDAAGRTIYNGNSVSVKLSAIHPKYWRAKYDRVIDELYPRVKELFLLAKKYNISVNIDAEEASRLELSLDLVEKLLDEPELKGYKGIGYVVQAYSKRCPFVLDYLINLAREKDGYLMIRLVKGAYWDSEVKWAQADGLDGFPLYTRKNHTDISYIACAKKLLAAQDVIYPQFATHNVQTMCTIHELGQGKQFEFQCLHGMGESLYDNIVGKENFNRQVRVYAPVGTHETLLAYLVRRLLENGANSSFVHQLVDENIPVEQLVIPPWKLYEKSNGEPNKLVRNPLELFSDRRNSAGFDLSNEFELAKLEQALNEAPIENAQSLTVLAHAENLAAHTVVNPANLKENLAEVAFLNPTEAQAVFNAANNETWAAQSATERANVLRKAADLYEENFGLLMKLAIVEAGKTLPNAIAELREAVDFLRYYANQLEYFAKDQHLGAPRGKVLCISPWNFPLAIFTGQVAASLAAGNAVIAKPAEQTSLIAYAAVKLLHQAGVPKEALQLVLGAGDLGAALVQQAFDGVVFTGSTEVAKLIEKRIAQADNDPVLIAETGGQNVLVSDSSALPEQVVADVLSSAFDSAGQRCSALRILLLQEDVADHYYKIITEAINEFSLGDPRLLSTDIGPVIDQEAKQNLENHKANMRKVARAYVELEAPTNGHFVAPAVYLLDNLNQLQREVFGPILHIVRYKKENLVNVLNEVNAKGYALTGGCHSRIRKQMDLVEKHLHCGNFYINRNIVGAVVGVQPFGGHGLSGTGPKAGGEFYLQRLTKTDRYYSQFGDENTLGNAQPVLDSITGERNSLAYLPSEVAILNGDLAASEKAANKLLAKGFTILVEPSHPLAKSGKAGVRVDTKLGHCQKGIYLAELSKERRQWLAENSSAIFKCYDWQTTQDILPLYDEFSRSYNTTAAGGNTSLMSSEEH, from the coding sequence ATGTCCTTCCAACTTTCTAAAACCTACCGTCCTGAACGCCAACTCATCACCGAAAACTATCGCTTAGATGAGAAAACGGCAGTAGATAACTTGCTTAAAACCTTAGATTTTACCCAAGAACAAGAAAAACGCATTACTGACAATGCGATCAAACTTATTAACAAACTTCGCCATCTTAAACAAAAACAATATGGCGCCGATGCCTTAATGCAAGAATTCTCATTAAGCAGTGAAGAAGGTGTCGCACTAATGTGCTTAGCTGAAGCGCTGTTACGTATTCCTGATGCAGAAACCCGCGATGATTTGATTTATGAAAAATTACGTGATGGTAACTGGAAATCTCACATTGGTAACGCTAACTCATTTTTTATCAACGCAGCTAGTTATGGCTTAGTTTTCGGTAAAAAAATTAGTGAAAATTTAGACGAAAAAAGCCTCGCAAATGCGTTAAGCCGTAGCTTTGCTCGCTTCTCTGCCCCGATTATGCGTACGCTCATTGTCAAATCCATGCAAATCTTAGGGAAACAATTCGTAACTGGCGTTACCATGCAAGAAGCGCTAACGAACATTAAACCTCGTTATGAAAAAGGCTTTACCTTCTCTTTTGATATGCTTGGTGAAGCAGCCATGACCCAAGCGGATGCAGATCGTTATTTTAATGATTATCTCCATGCCATTGAAAGTGTGGGGAAAGATGCTGCAGGTCGCACTATCTACAATGGTAACAGTGTTTCCGTTAAACTTTCTGCTATCCATCCAAAATATTGGCGTGCGAAATATGATCGTGTTATCGACGAGCTTTATCCGCGCGTAAAAGAACTTTTCTTACTCGCCAAAAAATATAACATCAGCGTAAACATTGATGCAGAAGAAGCTAGCCGCTTAGAGCTATCTCTGGATTTAGTAGAAAAATTACTAGATGAGCCAGAACTCAAAGGCTACAAAGGTATTGGCTATGTTGTTCAAGCCTACTCTAAACGTTGCCCATTTGTATTGGATTACTTAATCAATCTTGCCCGAGAAAAAGACGGTTACTTAATGATTCGCCTTGTAAAAGGAGCTTATTGGGATAGCGAAGTAAAATGGGCGCAAGCGGATGGCTTAGATGGTTTCCCTCTTTATACTCGCAAAAATCACACCGATATCTCTTATATTGCCTGTGCGAAAAAATTACTTGCTGCTCAAGATGTGATCTATCCACAATTTGCGACGCATAACGTACAAACTATGTGTACGATCCACGAATTAGGTCAAGGCAAACAATTTGAATTCCAATGCTTACATGGCATGGGTGAAAGCTTATACGACAACATTGTTGGCAAAGAGAATTTTAATCGCCAAGTCCGTGTTTACGCCCCCGTAGGCACGCACGAGACCTTATTAGCTTACTTAGTTCGCCGTTTATTAGAAAACGGTGCAAACTCATCATTTGTTCATCAATTGGTCGATGAAAATATTCCGGTAGAACAATTAGTGATTCCACCTTGGAAACTCTATGAGAAATCTAATGGTGAACCGAATAAATTAGTGCGCAATCCACTTGAGCTATTTAGTGATCGTAGAAACTCTGCAGGTTTTGATTTAAGCAACGAATTTGAGTTAGCTAAATTAGAACAAGCATTAAACGAAGCACCTATCGAAAATGCGCAATCACTCACGGTGCTGGCTCATGCAGAAAACTTAGCTGCGCATACCGTGGTCAATCCAGCTAATCTGAAAGAGAACTTAGCAGAAGTTGCTTTCTTAAACCCAACTGAAGCACAAGCTGTGTTTAACGCGGCAAATAATGAGACATGGGCAGCACAAAGCGCAACTGAACGAGCAAATGTATTACGAAAAGCCGCCGATTTATATGAAGAAAACTTCGGCTTATTGATGAAACTTGCCATTGTTGAAGCTGGTAAAACATTACCAAATGCCATTGCAGAACTACGAGAAGCGGTCGATTTTCTCAGATATTATGCAAATCAGCTTGAATATTTCGCAAAAGATCAACACTTGGGTGCACCACGCGGAAAAGTTCTCTGTATTTCGCCTTGGAACTTCCCTTTAGCTATCTTTACTGGACAAGTTGCTGCAAGCCTTGCAGCAGGAAATGCGGTAATTGCCAAACCTGCAGAACAAACTTCTCTTATTGCATATGCAGCAGTAAAACTTTTACACCAAGCAGGCGTACCAAAAGAGGCATTACAATTGGTGCTTGGGGCAGGCGATTTAGGGGCGGCATTAGTACAACAAGCTTTTGATGGCGTTGTGTTCACTGGCTCAACTGAAGTTGCAAAATTGATTGAAAAACGAATTGCACAAGCGGATAACGATCCTGTTTTAATTGCTGAAACTGGTGGACAAAACGTATTAGTATCTGACTCCTCTGCATTACCAGAACAGGTTGTTGCAGACGTTTTAAGCTCTGCATTTGACTCTGCTGGTCAGCGCTGTTCTGCGCTACGTATCTTGTTATTACAAGAAGATGTTGCAGATCATTACTATAAAATAATTACAGAAGCGATTAACGAATTTAGCCTTGGCGACCCTCGTTTACTCTCAACAGACATTGGCCCTGTAATTGATCAAGAAGCGAAACAAAATCTAGAAAATCATAAAGCGAATATGCGGAAAGTCGCTCGTGCTTATGTCGAATTAGAGGCACCAACCAATGGTCATTTTGTCGCACCAGCAGTCTATCTTTTAGATAATCTTAACCAATTACAACGTGAAGTGTTTGGCCCTATCTTACACATCGTGCGTTATAAAAAAGAGAACTTGGTTAACGTACTCAATGAAGTTAATGCGAAAGGTTATGCCCTCACTGGCGGTTGTCATAGCCGTATCCGTAAACAAATGGATTTAGTTGAAAAACACCTCCACTGCGGCAACTTCTACATTAACCGTAATATTGTTGGTGCTGTTGTGGGCGTACAACCATTTGGTGGTCATGGTTTATCTGGTACAGGCCCGAAAGCTGGTGGCGAATTCTATTTGCAACGTTTAACAAAAACAGACCGCTACTACAGCCAATTCGGCGACGAAAACACTCTGGGTAATGCACAACCTGTTTTAGACAGTATTACTGGTGAACGCAACTCATTAGCTTACTTACCTTCTGAAGTAGCGATTTTAAATGGCGATTTAGCTGCATCAGAAAAAGCAGCAAATAAACTATTGGCAAAAGGCTTTACGATTTTAGTCGAGCCAAGTCATCCATTAGCTAAATCTGGTAAAGCGGGCGTACGAGTTGATACGAAATTAGGACACTGCCAAAAAGGTATCTACTTAGCGGAATTAAGTAAAGAACGACGCCAATGGTTAGCTGAAAACAGCTCAGCTATTTTTAAATGCTATGATTGGCAAACTACCCAAGATATTTTACCGTTATACGATGAGTTCTCTCGCAGTTACAACACCACAGCTGCTGGCGGAAACACCTCGTTAATGTCTTCTGAAGAACATTAA
- a CDS encoding DMT family transporter: MNPLRIHLQLIGMVILWGASWPWGRVVAQAMPTFVASSLRFFFAIIPLIIWLYAANRFKYAKQLNANQWMGLFVTAFFGVFAYSTFFIWGLKYLPAGQAAVIVATNPVFTTLLAIFLFKEKWNRWVILGMVIAMSGTLLALTKGNFLQMMDSFGFGQILLIGALICWVVYTLLARKVLAGIDSLTATTLSSIFGFLLLFISALCVESSGDWLTVLNLSQGEWISLLGLAFGATVLAYAWYFDGVKHLGAGNASAYIILVPILGILFSAVWLNEQVDSSLIIGGILAVSGLGIMHWGRRLIK, encoded by the coding sequence ATGAACCCTCTCCGCATACATTTACAATTAATTGGAATGGTGATTTTATGGGGCGCCTCTTGGCCTTGGGGACGAGTAGTTGCCCAAGCTATGCCGACATTTGTTGCTTCAAGCCTGCGCTTTTTTTTCGCCATTATTCCACTCATTATTTGGCTATATGCGGCGAATCGCTTCAAATATGCTAAACAACTAAACGCTAATCAGTGGATGGGGTTGTTTGTAACCGCCTTTTTCGGTGTTTTCGCTTATTCCACATTTTTTATCTGGGGGCTGAAATATCTTCCAGCGGGACAAGCGGCTGTTATTGTGGCAACAAACCCTGTATTTACCACGCTTTTGGCGATTTTTTTATTTAAAGAAAAATGGAATCGTTGGGTAATACTTGGAATGGTTATTGCCATGAGCGGAACATTATTGGCTCTCACAAAAGGGAATTTTTTACAAATGATGGATTCCTTTGGATTTGGGCAAATATTATTAATAGGTGCACTAATTTGTTGGGTTGTTTACACCTTATTGGCGAGAAAAGTACTCGCGGGTATTGATTCTCTCACCGCAACCACATTATCTTCCATTTTTGGTTTTTTATTGTTGTTTATTAGTGCTTTATGCGTGGAAAGCTCGGGCGATTGGCTGACAGTACTGAATTTATCACAAGGTGAGTGGATAAGTTTACTTGGTCTTGCATTTGGTGCAACGGTATTAGCCTATGCATGGTATTTTGATGGTGTGAAACACTTAGGGGCAGGCAATGCCTCAGCTTATATTATTCTTGTGCCAATTTTAGGCATTTTATTTTCAGCCGTTTGGTTGAATGAACAGGTGGATTCCTCCTTAATTATAGGAGGAATTTTAGCCGTATCTGGGCTTGGAATTATGCACTGGGGAAGAAGGTTAATTAAATGA
- the rfaC gene encoding lipopolysaccharide heptosyltransferase RfaC: protein MKVCVIKTSSMGDVIHTLPALTDAQRAIPNLSIDWVVEENFAEIPRWHSAVNQIIPIALRRWRKSPFSAQTKNEWKSYRTLLQANQYDAVIDAQGLFKSAFFATRLANGVKHGYDRKSIREPIASLFYDKKYAISYQQHAVERIRQLFAQALSYPLPKEKGDYDIARHFISADSIEPYVIFFHSTTRDEKHWSEHEWRNLIEKLTALSVQVRLPWGNVKEKARAERLAVGLSHVVVLPKLSLNELAYQIANAKAAVSVDTGLAHLTAALDKPNITLYGATDPTLIGCYGRNQHYLIANSMEKITSEQVFSSLNTLIK from the coding sequence ATGAAAGTATGTGTGATTAAGACTTCCTCTATGGGGGATGTGATTCATACTTTGCCGGCATTGACTGATGCACAGCGTGCTATTCCTAATCTCTCTATTGATTGGGTGGTGGAAGAGAATTTTGCAGAAATTCCACGTTGGCATTCGGCAGTGAATCAAATCATTCCAATTGCCTTAAGACGCTGGCGAAAATCGCCTTTTTCGGCTCAAACAAAGAACGAATGGAAATCTTACCGCACTTTATTACAAGCCAATCAATATGATGCCGTAATTGACGCGCAAGGGCTTTTTAAGAGCGCTTTTTTTGCGACACGCTTAGCTAATGGCGTCAAACATGGCTATGATCGCAAGAGTATCCGTGAGCCGATAGCTTCCTTGTTTTACGATAAAAAATACGCGATTTCTTATCAACAACATGCGGTAGAACGCATTCGTCAACTTTTTGCACAAGCATTATCTTATCCATTACCGAAAGAGAAAGGGGATTATGACATTGCGCGTCATTTTATTTCCGCAGACTCTATCGAACCTTATGTGATCTTTTTTCATTCTACGACAAGAGATGAAAAGCATTGGTCAGAACATGAATGGCGAAATTTAATTGAAAAACTGACCGCACTTTCTGTTCAAGTTCGTTTACCTTGGGGAAATGTAAAAGAAAAGGCGAGAGCAGAGCGATTAGCAGTAGGTTTATCTCATGTGGTCGTTTTGCCTAAACTTTCATTAAATGAATTGGCTTACCAAATAGCTAATGCAAAAGCCGCGGTGTCTGTGGATACTGGGCTTGCGCATTTAACGGCAGCACTGGATAAACCCAATATTACGCTTTATGGCGCAACTGATCCGACCTTAATTGGTTGTTATGGTAGAAATCAGCATTATTTAATTGCCAATTCGATGGAGAAAATTACCTCAGAGCAGGTCTTTTCTAGCCTAAATACATTAATTAAATAG
- a CDS encoding alpha/beta hydrolase — MFTQSTQAEPDFKIPPIQESMKKMYQIQEKDFTFEDKHYRLFIAVPPKTSQKLTALYTLDGNAQFPIAVNAVNPHKPLPLIIGIGYISDKAYAIEERMRDYTFPAEGAEFAKGGKAADFLRFIQQDVKPYIEQHFDINKEKQYFFGHSFGGLFGLYVLFHQPDLFQHYTLASPSLWWGNGSFLPQNEPWISQKPSHILITLGSYEEHPEQDPNITEEQLQRINQRKQMRTINAHQLAETLEKQGNPVAFISIPNKNHGGSIPDAIKHCLEQVQQ; from the coding sequence ATGTTTACGCAAAGCACGCAAGCAGAACCCGACTTTAAGATTCCTCCTATTCAAGAAAGCATGAAAAAAATGTATCAAATTCAAGAAAAAGATTTTACCTTTGAAGACAAACATTACCGTTTGTTTATTGCGGTTCCACCAAAAACATCGCAAAAACTGACCGCACTTTACACGTTGGATGGCAATGCACAATTTCCAATAGCAGTGAATGCTGTCAATCCGCATAAACCGCTCCCCCTTATTATCGGCATCGGTTATATATCTGATAAAGCTTACGCTATTGAGGAACGAATGAGAGACTACACGTTTCCAGCTGAAGGCGCTGAATTTGCCAAAGGAGGAAAAGCCGCCGATTTTCTACGTTTTATTCAACAAGACGTAAAACCTTACATTGAGCAGCATTTCGATATCAATAAAGAAAAACAATATTTCTTCGGCCATTCTTTTGGTGGGTTGTTTGGATTATATGTACTCTTCCATCAACCGGATTTATTTCAACATTACACCTTGGCAAGCCCTTCCCTTTGGTGGGGAAATGGCTCATTTTTGCCTCAAAATGAACCTTGGATTAGCCAAAAACCATCACATATTTTGATTACATTAGGCTCTTACGAAGAACATCCTGAACAGGATCCGAATATCACTGAGGAACAATTACAGCGTATCAATCAACGGAAACAAATGCGAACAATCAATGCTCATCAACTGGCGGAAACATTGGAAAAACAAGGTAATCCTGTGGCGTTTATTTCCATTCCCAATAAAAATCATGGGGGCTCAATTCCTGACGCAATTAAACATTGCTTGGAACAAGTGCAACAATAA